One segment of Pandoraea pnomenusa DNA contains the following:
- a CDS encoding dodecin family protein — protein MSKVVKVIEVLSESPKSWEDAAGNAVKEAQKSLRDVKSIYIKDLSAEVDNGKIVNFRITAKLSFKLE, from the coding sequence ATGTCCAAAGTCGTCAAGGTTATCGAAGTGCTCTCGGAATCGCCGAAAAGCTGGGAGGACGCCGCCGGGAATGCGGTCAAGGAGGCGCAGAAATCGCTTCGCGACGTCAAATCGATCTACATCAAGGATCTTTCGGCCGAAGTGGACAACGGAAAGATCGTCAATTTTCGGATCACCGCGAAGCTCAGCTTCAAGCTGGAGTGA
- a CDS encoding CHAD domain-containing protein: MPQAAKEGKKAPITVTRDVAPPRKAPPAEAPAFATASRAASACRSSTFSELASTLVRCGGVQATRIVAAGAAEDLHQFRVTMRRLRALWWTYRPLLDRRQYARHRALFKGLGDIAGQVRNYDVLSSLLACVAHDAPLPENIARERALALAHAKTTMARREVMRDLANTSAQAVQSLRPLPKCAQSEDAFVSLRIAVARKNMKREAKSAGHAPGRSRLEQLHELRKRGKTVRYLLELFEHGNAADNRHLKQLGRLQESLGKLNDVVASEALLRSRPGLLGGELDAAKLRKRLRSLRKRHLRAAMALIRA, encoded by the coding sequence ATGCCGCAAGCAGCAAAAGAGGGAAAAAAGGCCCCGATCACGGTGACACGCGACGTCGCGCCGCCCCGCAAGGCGCCGCCAGCGGAAGCGCCGGCATTCGCGACGGCCTCGCGGGCCGCGTCCGCGTGTCGATCGTCGACGTTCTCCGAGCTGGCCTCAACGTTGGTACGGTGCGGCGGCGTTCAGGCGACACGCATCGTGGCGGCCGGCGCCGCGGAAGACTTGCACCAGTTTCGCGTGACGATGCGTCGCTTGCGCGCGCTTTGGTGGACCTATCGTCCGTTGCTGGATCGCCGGCAATACGCGCGGCATCGCGCGCTGTTCAAGGGCCTCGGGGACATCGCCGGCCAGGTGCGAAACTACGACGTCCTGTCTTCATTGCTCGCGTGCGTCGCACACGACGCACCGCTGCCGGAAAACATTGCCCGCGAGCGCGCGCTCGCATTGGCGCACGCGAAAACGACGATGGCGCGACGCGAAGTCATGCGGGATCTGGCCAATACCAGCGCGCAAGCGGTGCAGTCCCTGCGCCCCTTGCCAAAGTGCGCGCAGAGCGAAGACGCGTTCGTCTCGCTGCGCATCGCCGTTGCAAGAAAAAACATGAAACGGGAGGCGAAAAGCGCGGGACACGCGCCAGGACGCAGCCGGCTGGAGCAACTCCATGAGCTTCGAAAGCGCGGGAAGACCGTGAGGTATCTGCTCGAATTGTTCGAACACGGCAACGCCGCCGACAATCGGCATCTCAAACAACTCGGCCGGTTGCAGGAATCGCTCGGCAAGCTTAATGACGTCGTCGCCAGCGAAGCCCTGCTGCGCAGTCGCCCTGGACTGCTCGGCGGCGAGTTGGATGCCGCAAAGTTGCGCAAGCGATTGCGATCCCTGAGAAAGCGCCATCTTCGCGCAGCGATGGCGTTGATTCGCGCATAG
- a CDS encoding sigma-54 interaction domain-containing protein — translation MMNDDARNAPGLDRQHDLLSDYEFVRKQAMQSLFETLDHSSEGTVVVDGDARIVWINRGYAARFGFSNPDAVIGLDCEDVIPNSLMREVVSTGRPILLDILETGHEPLVVTRLPIRDAHGKTVGAVGFALFDELKALTPMFSKYSRLQTELLATRQSLAQARRAKYSFGSFVGTSAASLETKRLGRRAAQLDSPVLLLGETGTGKELLAHAIHGASARADKPLVTVNVAAIPDALLEVEFFGAAAGAYTGADRKGRTGKFELAQGGTLFLDEIGDMPLPLQGKLLRVLQEREFEPIGSNRMVHTDVRIIAATSADLPNLVAQGRFRADLYYRLNVLTIRVPPLRERPSDIEAMAYAILDKLSAYRDAGHLELDEGAIDCLRAYRWPGNVRELHNTLERVALLSESERIDARSLSRFIGEGMGDGEANHPTGGAGTAAFAVPSDNKTADDANAQRYDDAMRAFERQLLTQALRAAGGRVADAAARLDIGRATLYKKMAALGITARE, via the coding sequence ATGATGAACGACGATGCGCGCAACGCGCCGGGTCTCGATAGACAGCACGACCTGCTCTCCGATTACGAGTTCGTTCGCAAGCAGGCCATGCAATCGCTGTTCGAAACGCTGGATCATTCCAGCGAGGGCACCGTCGTGGTGGACGGCGATGCGCGAATCGTATGGATCAACCGGGGCTACGCGGCGCGGTTCGGATTCAGCAATCCGGATGCCGTGATCGGACTCGACTGCGAGGACGTCATCCCCAACAGTCTGATGCGCGAGGTGGTGTCCACCGGACGGCCGATTCTGCTCGACATTCTCGAGACCGGACACGAGCCGCTGGTGGTCACGCGGCTCCCCATCCGCGACGCCCATGGCAAAACGGTCGGCGCCGTGGGGTTCGCGCTGTTCGACGAACTCAAGGCGCTCACGCCCATGTTCAGCAAGTACTCGCGCTTGCAGACGGAACTGCTCGCAACGCGCCAGTCGCTCGCGCAAGCCAGGCGGGCCAAATACAGTTTTGGGAGTTTCGTGGGCACCAGCGCGGCAAGCCTGGAGACGAAGCGCCTCGGACGCCGTGCCGCGCAGCTCGACTCGCCGGTGCTGCTGCTCGGCGAGACCGGTACGGGCAAGGAATTGCTCGCGCACGCCATCCATGGTGCTTCCGCGCGGGCCGACAAACCCCTTGTCACGGTCAACGTGGCAGCCATTCCCGACGCCTTGCTCGAAGTCGAATTCTTCGGCGCGGCAGCGGGCGCCTATACCGGCGCCGACCGGAAAGGCCGCACCGGCAAGTTCGAGCTGGCCCAGGGGGGAACGCTCTTTCTCGATGAAATCGGCGACATGCCGCTACCGCTGCAGGGCAAGCTGTTGCGCGTGCTTCAGGAACGGGAGTTCGAGCCGATCGGATCGAACCGGATGGTGCATACGGACGTGCGCATCATCGCCGCCACCTCCGCCGATCTTCCGAATCTCGTGGCGCAAGGGCGCTTTCGCGCCGACTTGTACTACCGGTTGAATGTCCTGACGATTCGCGTGCCGCCACTGCGCGAACGGCCGTCGGATATCGAGGCCATGGCGTACGCGATTCTCGACAAGCTGAGCGCCTACCGCGACGCCGGTCATCTGGAACTGGACGAAGGCGCCATCGACTGCCTTCGCGCCTACCGCTGGCCCGGCAACGTCCGGGAGTTGCACAACACGCTCGAGCGCGTTGCCCTGCTCTCGGAAAGCGAGCGCATCGACGCGCGCTCGCTTTCCCGCTTCATCGGCGAGGGCATGGGCGACGGCGAGGCTAACCACCCGACCGGTGGCGCCGGCACTGCCGCTTTCGCCGTCCCGTCCGATAACAAAACCGCCGACGACGCGAATGCCCAGCGCTATGACGACGCCATGCGGGCGTTCGAGCGTCAATTGCTGACACAAGCGCTGCGCGCCGCCGGGGGCCGGGTTGCCGACGCCGCCGCGCGGCTCGATATCGGACGTGCCACCCTTTACAAGAAGATGGCCGCACTGGGCATCACGGCGCGCGAGTAA